A region from the Hippoglossus hippoglossus isolate fHipHip1 chromosome 18, fHipHip1.pri, whole genome shotgun sequence genome encodes:
- the LOC117779347 gene encoding endonuclease domain-containing 1 protein-like: MAFGAQKGVLLVALLTSAVRGRVEKELSPECREFLYMGTPPTGLGHHSLQFICQCYNKRARYVTLYNTVDRIPVYSAYTFKRSEGDRCVDVPWMYEPQLSTSSDTDEMQPFPRGYIHKNFEDAQAVLDDYTNAVLYERGSLNPDEHQGEPDDKASTYTLTNVVPMVPDFHNTVWSKREHVVRKRLNNYCRGRAYVVTGVTTSGKMIRRQNINRIAVPTYLWSAYCCVDFDHNAPYVERYKFPSFAHYGLNEENNEVVEMSVQKLKEFLQRTTFVDQNFQIFVGDCVPPTQV; encoded by the exons ATGGCATTTGGGGCGCAGAAGGGCGTCCTGCTCGTCGCCTTGTTAACATCAGCGGTGAGGGGGAGAGTGGAGAAAGAGCTGTCTCCAGAGTGCAGGGAATTCCTCTACATGGGGACACCACCGACAGGGCTGGGGCACCACTCCCTGCAGTTCATTTGTCAATGTTACAACAAGAGGGCACGCTATGTGACGCTGTACAACACCGTGGACCGTATACCTGTCTACTCTGCCTACACCTTCAAACGCTCCGAGGGGGACAGATGCGTCGATGTGCCTTGGATGTATGAACCTCag CTATCCACATCCTCTGATACCGATGAGATGCAGCCCTTCCCGCGTGGTTACATCCACAAGAATTTTGAAGATGCCCAAGCTGTTCTGGATGACTACACGAACGCCGTCCTCTACGAACGTGGCAGCCTCAACCCAGACGAGCATCAGGGCGAGCCTGACGACAAGGCCTCCACCTACACCCTGACCAACGTGGTACCCATGGTGCCCGACTTCCACAACACAGTCTGGAGCAAACGGGAGCATGTTGTCCGCAAACGGCTAAACAACTACTGCCGTGGCAGAGCTTACGTCGTCACGGGTGTCACCACGTCGGGGAAGATGATCCGCCGGCAGAACATCAACCGCATTGCAGTGCCAACGTACCTGTGGTCGGCTTATTGCTGTGTTGACTTCGACCACAACGCTCCTTATGTTGAGCGCTACAAGTTCCCGTCTTTTGCTCACTACGGCCTCAATGAGGAGAACAACGAGGTGGTGGAAATGTCCGTCCAGAAGCTGAAGGAGTTCCTCCAGAGGACCACCTTTGTAGACCAGAACTTTCAGATCTTTGTCGGTGACTGTGTCCCACCCACACAGGTTTAG
- the LOC117779345 gene encoding endonuclease domain-containing 1 protein-like: MRLFPTWALSFSLLTAYHPVSATVSDSFRDCSHFFYMETPPAGVRGHSLRRICQVYADKARYATLYDSSRRLPLYSAYIFQKSDGKRRMDTPWMFEPQLLSGDESAQMRALPLTDDSPPLIEGSQAVLEDYTDAVGYRRGPLNPDLHQAEPDDKSSTYTLTNVVPLITDFLDTSWNPYLDTVRRRLNNFCQGKSFMVAGVTVSGATIQRDNRDRLAIPKHLWLAYCCPWFDRNSPYEVRFMFPSYGGYALNGQTGHSVVEVPLKSLEDFLRSQTDIFRDMTIFYKGCVSENPFKRTETWPEETDLTKINFN; this comes from the exons ATGCGTCTGTTCCCCACCTGGGCCCTGTCCTTCTCCCTGCTGACGGCCTACCACCCGGTGAGTGCCACCGTGTCAGACAGCTTCAGAGACTGCAGCCATTTTTTCTACATGGAGACTCCACCTGCAGGGGTCAGAGGGCACAGCCTGAGGAGGATCTGCCAGGTGTATGCAGACAAAGCTCGCTATGCCACATTGTACGACAGCAGCCGCCGTCTACCCCTCTACTCGGCCTACATCTTTCAGAAGTCTGAcgggaagaggaggatggacaCACCCTGGATGTTTGAGCCTCAG TTGCTCTCTGGTGATGAAAGTGCACAAATGAGAGCCCTTCCCCTCACTGACGACTCCCCCCCTCTGATTGAGGGCAGCCAGGCCGTGCTGGAGGACTACACAGACGCCGTTGGGTACAGACGTGGCCCGCTGAATCCTGACTTGCACCAAGCAGAGCCAGATGACAAATCCTCCACCTACACCCTGACCAATGTAGTGCCATTAATCACAGACTTCCTGGATACCTCCTGGAATCCATACTTGGACACCGTCCGCCGGCGCCTCAATAACTTCTGCCAAGGCAAATCTTTCATGGTGGCAGGGGTGACTGTTTCAGGGGCGACTATCCAGCGAGATAACAGGGACCGCCTAGCGATCCCAAAACACTTGTGGCTGGCGTACTGCTGCCCCTGGTTCGACCGCAACTCCCCATATGAGGTGAGGTTTATGTTCCCCAGTTACGGGGGCTATGCACTGAATGGACAGACTGGCCACAGTGTGGTGGAGGTGCCTCTGAAGTCTCTGGAGGACTTCCTGAGGAGCCAGACAGACATCTTTAGGGACATGACTATTTTCTATAAAGGCTGTGTGTCGGAAAATCCCTTCAAGCGAACAGAGACATGGCCTGAGGAAACAGACCTAACTAAGATAAACTTCAATTGA